Genomic segment of Carcharodon carcharias isolate sCarCar2 chromosome 27 unlocalized genomic scaffold, sCarCar2.pri SUPER_27_unloc_1, whole genome shotgun sequence:
aAAATTGTCTGTTCTTCATTTCTATCCTGTACTAACAGTGATGACTTTTGAAAACTCCTTTTACAAGACATTAGAAGAGGACAATTTAcagacagaaatctcaaaccaaacatcacgtcGAGATGTGACAAGTCACtcaattcatcaggacctgaatatcggCCTTTGAATCTGGCAGGacaaatgtttgtctgttctctCTCCTTCTGAAGTTTTTAATATCAGGGTTGCCTGGAAAAGAAGTGATGCAGAGACACCCAGGTGAGAGTATTCctatgcactgactgtgggaagagCTTCAACCAGTTACAACAGTCTGAAAAAAACCGCACCATTCACAGCAGGAGAGACTGCACATGTGTTCTGGGTGTGTGGACGAGGCATCAACTGACCGCTAAGCTTGGGGAAATCACAAAAGGACACCAGGAgcatggagaaaccatggaaatgtggggactgtgggaaggaattccagtTCCCATCTACGCTGGAAATTCATCAACccattcacaccggggagaggccttTCACATGCTTTGAATGTGGGCAGAGGTTCACTCAGTCATTcaacctgctgaaacaccagcgagttcacactggagagaagccgttcacctgctctgagtgcagGAAAGGATTCAGTAATCATTCCAACCTGTGGaggcaccagcaagttcacactggggagaggcctttcAGCTGCTCTCTGTGTGGAAAAAGATTCACTCAGTTAAACAACCTGCAggaacaccagcgagttcacactggggagaggccattcatctgctctcgGCGTGGAAAGGGATTTAATAATTCTTCCAACCTGGTGACGcacaagcgagttcacactggggagaggccatacATCTGCtcgcagtgtgggaaaggattcagtgATGTATCCACCCTGCGGAACCACCAGCGAGTTCActccggggagaggccgttcacttgctctgagtgtgggaagggattccctCAGTTATCGAACctactgacacaccagcgagttcacaaatGATTACAGGGGTTggatcctgctgttgttgctgctgttaatcacattcaggactgaaccatgttcattctgacacatggtgaagtgggaggggcagaaggtttctttctgctggactggccagtctcatgactttgcttccagtggctgATGCACTTCgagcctgggagtgcacatttccactgaaatgatccacaaaagctgatgaagtacatttattttatcctggatAGTAAATAGTGATTGTTCCTACAACTACAGGTAGATCTAAAATAAATACAGGAtgcgttggaaaaactcagcaggtctggcagcatctttggtgagagaaacagagttaacattttgagtccaatacgaCTCTTGTCCAGAATTttagagagggagaaatgtgatgggtttgttgCTGTTGAGAAAGTGGGGAGGGTCCggtagaacaaaagggaaagtcaggGATTGGTTAGAGGGCAGGTGAGATTAAATAACCAAAatatcatggaacaaaaggcaaagggagaggTAAtagttgtagtaaagaaacaaagcattggtccagagtaagtgttaatagcagaataaaggacagctctgtctgaaagcaaaaacatgaaaacaagatgcAGACTGGCACTTTGCAAAAAAAAGAATCAAAACAGAGAACTGAGTTGAgagtctgaagctgttgaactcaatgttgagtccagaaggctgtaaagtgcctcatcagaggatgaggtgctgttcgtccagcttgtgttgggcttcttgggaacattgcagcaggccgaggacagaaatgtgagcatgagagcgaggtggtgaattataatggcagcaactggaaggtcagggtcatgcttgtggactgagcggaggtgttccacaaagagggCAGCGAACAGGGGACAGATGAATTAAAGAAAACCATTTGTGTCCAGAACATTGTGCACATCCTTTTACTCTGGTTGTCTTTGATCCTCAGgaaattttctgttttcttttaacAATGTTCTGTCAAATTACAAACTTTTATCAgtaaaaatatttgatttttctGATTTTTTATCTTGACTCGATTTCTGCACATTAGGGAAGTGGTGAGAGGGGTTGGCAGGCTCTTTAACAGAAAGTGAGACcctctaaggtaattggcaaaggagccaCAGGGCaagatgagattttattttttgacacagcgagttgttctGATGGGCCTGAAAGCAGATTAATGGTATATTTCCAAagggtaaatacttgaaagggaagaatttgcagggctgtggggaaagagcagagcagTTGGATGAATCAGAGAGtcctttcaaagagatggcagggcacgatgggctgaatggactccttctgcagCCTGTGAATCTGAGGCTCCCGCTTTTGTGCATGTTAAAGGGGGCAGATTTCATTTCAGCCTCTTCCCTGTATGTGTATTTAAAGAGACGGGTTTCTGTTCATCTCTGAGTGACCGATGTAACACTCTCTCCACTCCTCTGTATATTAAAACATGGAACAAAGCCTTGCATGGCCGATTATAGTCAACAGCCTTCCTGTAGCTCTCTCTGGATGCAGCAAGAAAGTGTTTGACTGCTTAACAATAGTGGCATCTCCTGAACATAATTCAAACACCATAACaaaaacaacctgcatttatatatcacctttaaacATCCCAgggagcttcacaggagcaattatcaaaccaaatctgacattgagccacatagaCATATTAGCTCAGATCAATAgtagcttggtcagagaggtaggatTTAAGGACTGTCCTAAAAGAGCAAAAAAGATCaaggggcagagaggtttagggagggaattccagagcgtggggcccaggcagctgaagacacggccCCCAGTGGTTGTGCAATTGAAACGAAGGATACTGAAAAGGCCAGGATTagtggagcacagatatctcagagggttgtagggatggagaagatgaaagagagggggagattgCGGGTGTGTGACCACATGATGATTTGAATAAAAGGAGGCCGTGGAGGGATTTGGCCCAAAAGAATGGGCCCGAATTTAGCTCAATAAAAATCCCATTCACCTTTACGAGATAAAACCGGGCCtggggagaattttaaaatggaggcattgcttgagtgggagcCAATGTCAGTCTGTGAGCACAGAGGGCGATAGGTGAACGGGACTGAGTGTGAGTTGGgagatgggcagcagagtttctgTAGTGAAGAAAACTGGTCCAGTTCTGTACATTTCCTATCACACCACTTCTGTCTAAGATCAAGCTGACATCATCGCATTCCATTAGGATTGCGCAATCTGCTGATGTCATTACATTCTAAGATGACATCAGCTTATTTGTTATTCCACAATCAGCTGACACCAGACTATAGACTTCattgggagtgtgggattagctgATGGCTGCACATTGCTTTATCATTGTGCAGTGAGCAGAAACGATTGTGTGAGTTTTTAAACAGAATTTTTAACTACATATATAGAATTGATCTTTGGATCTGAAAAATGATCCAGATCAAGAACATTTACCACTAAAATTAAAAATTTCCAGTGCAAATGTATTTGACTTTTTTGAGAACAGTTTGTAATCATTGTTTATAATAAATTGTCAGTGAGGAAACAAATCATTATTTCACACAATCTCCCAATGCTAACAAACActtttaaaacacacaaaaaagAGACTTGttgttgaagttttttgtcttgcactcatcaggccagaGCCAAGAATACAAATGTCACAGGGAACAGCAACTTACACTGACTGAGAAACAGGGTATCGATTGGTTGGCACATGGACTCATGTggggttgccatggggaatgcacgaGGGAACaattgtcccccaagcttttgtttaattgaaaaggTGAAATGCCTGAACAAATTCATTTTGCCTGCAGGGGACCGGGATCTTCGTATGAATACAAAAGGATCTGGATCTGGTCAGCATCTTCACCAAATGTCATCATTTCTTCCTTGGGCCTTACCATATCCAAAtccatccattagtttttgagccgtattacagacagacaaacagggaTGAAAGCATGCTCTGTATCTGCAAagcagaaaaaaataaacacatttattAACAGAATCAATCTCCAGATCCAACAACCTGATCTGAAAACTCTGCTTACATTTTGACAACTATGACACATTCCACCCCAGCAGCGGAGACAAcccacaacattcaaaaacaatCAACATTCAAAATAAAGCAAACTCcaaaaatctgaaagaaaaaaagtcAATTCTCACAATCTCCCAGTGGGAATGGATCCCTTCAAAAATTCCAGGATTCAGATCATTGCCAAAAACAAATTATTCTTTCACGAGCTGTTGGTGTACTGAGTTTTGTTAAAATCTGTTCATTAGTTTGGGAGATAAATTGTTTACAAACAGAATGATGTAAACATTACCTCTGCCCATCTTCAGTGGAAGAGATACTTTCAGTACATtgagcagccccgatgtctattCTCAACCAGCATTACACAGGGGAAAAAGGGCTGGATTCTCAGACCAGCAAGTCAAGGCTCCCTCCTTAAATGGTCACTTCCCACTATGGATTCAGTGGCCTCTGAAGGGAAGCAGCCTCGGTCCACACTGGGGCTTCCTGTCCCCCAGTCAGCTGGCTCATGCTGGCTCATGCTCCTACTGGACGATCTGCCTGTGAGGATAGGAGCGTGTGAGTTTAAAAAGaaacctgcatttatgtagcgcctttcaccacctcagggccTCTCAATGTGTTTCACTACCACTGACGCTCTttctgaagtgttgtcactgcaggaaatgtggaacccaatttgtgcacagcaagatcccacagtcagcaatgtgatgatgaccagatttTTCCCGATATTGTTTGAGGGATCAATATCAggccccaggacactgggggGCCGGGGGTCAACTACTCCCACTCCTGCTCTCCTTCCAATTATAACCATTCAGTCTTGTATATCCACCGGAGGGCAGACGGGGCCCTCGGCttaaaccataagacatagcagcagaaatcaggccattcggcccatcaagcctgctccgccattcaatcatggctgataaatttctcaaccccattctccccgtaacctttgatccccttaccaatcaagaacctatctatcttggtcttaaatacactcaatgacctggcctccacagccttctgtggcaatgaattccatagattcaccactctctggctaaagcagtttctcctcatctctgttctaaaaggtcttccctttactctgaggctgtgcccttgtgtcctagtctctcctactaatggaaacatctccccatgtccactctatccaggcctttcagtattctggaagtttcaatcagatccccccctcatccttctaaactccatcgagtatagacccagagtcctcaaacgttcctcatatgttaagcctttcattcctgggatcgttctcgtgaacctcctctgaaccctctccagggccagcacatccttcctgagataaggggcccaaaattgctcacaatattctaaatgtgctgtgaccagagccttataaagcctcagcagcacatcactgcttttatattctagtcctctcgaaataaatgccaacattacatttgccttcctaactaccgactcaacctgcaagttaaccttaagagaatcctggactaggactcccaagtcactttgcactccagatttctgaattctctccccatttagaaaatagtgtatgcctctattcttcctaccaaagtgcatgacctcacacttccccatgttgtattccatctgccacttctttgcccattctcctaacctgtccaaatccttctgcagcctccctgcctcttcaatactacctgtccctccacctatctttgtatcatctgcaaacttagccagaatgccctcagttccttcatctagatcattaatgtataaagtgaaaagttgtggtcccaacactgacctctgcggaactccactagtcaccagccaccatcctgagaaggacccccttatccccactctctgcctcctgccagacagccaatcttctatccatgctagtaccttgcctctaacaccatgggctcttatcttactgagcagcctcctgtgcggcaccttgtcaaaggccttctggaagttcaagtagataacatccattggctctcctttgtctaatctaATCGTTACCTcctaaagaattctaacagatttttcaggcatgacctctccttgatgaaaccatgctgactttgctctattttaccacgcacttccaagtattctgaaatctcatccattataatggactctaaaatcttaccaacgaccgaggtcagactaatcggcctgtaatttcccgtcttttgcctcactcccttcttaaacaggggggttacattagtgattttccagtcctctgggatcctccctgactccagtgattcctgaaagatcaccactagcgcctccactatctcttcagctatctccttcagagctctgggttgtaatccatttggtccagatgatttatccaccttcagacctttctgttttcctagcaccttctccttggtaatggccatcatactcacctctgcccccgactctcttgaactttggggatgttactcgtgtcttccactgtgaagactgatgcaaagtacctattcagttcctccgccatttctttgttccccactactacttctccagcgtcatttttcagcggcccaatgtccacttttgcctctctcttaccctttatatatcaaaaaaaactcttgcaatcttcttttatattactggctagtttacccttatatttaatcttctccctccttatttcttttttagttgttctctgttggtctttgtagttttcccaatcccctggtttcccactgctcttcgccgcattgtacgCTTTCTCTTTGGCTTTTATGCTATCCCTGActttccttgtcagccatgattgcctcgtcctccctttagtatgcttcttcttcctagggattaatttttgctgtgtctcccaaattactcccagaaactcctgacattgctgttccactgtctttcctgctaggctcatctcccagtcaattctggccagctccccCCTCATGCCtctatagttgcctttattcaactgtaataccattacatctgatttcagctttttcctctcaaattgcagggtaatttctatcatattatggtcacttcctcctaagggttccttcaccttaagctcccttatcaaatctgcctcgttacacatcactaaatctagaattgcctgttccccagtgggctccaccacaagctactccaaaaagccatctcgtagactttccacaaattccttttcttgggatccactaccaacctgattttcccagtctacctgcatattgaaatcccccatgatcactgtaaccttgcctttcttacacaccttttctatctcttggtgtatcttgtgccccacatcctgacgaCTGTTCGgaagcctgtacataactcccattatggtttttttacctttgcgattcctcaactctacccacacagattctacatcatctgaccctatgtcatttcttgctatcgatttaatttcatttcttactaacaaagcaacctcaccccctctgccaacctg
This window contains:
- the LOC121273573 gene encoding zinc finger protein 239-like, translating into MEKPWKCGDCGKEFQFPSTLEIHQPIHTGERPFTCFECGQRFTQSFNLLKHQRVHTGEKPFTCSECRKGFSNHSNLWRHQQVHTGERPFSCSLCGKRFTQLNNLQEHQRVHTGERPFICSRRGKGFNNSSNLVTHKRVHTGERPYICSQCGKGFSDVSTLRNHQRVHSGERPFTCSECGKGFPQLSNLLTHQRVHK